In one Limosilactobacillus oris genomic region, the following are encoded:
- a CDS encoding excinuclease ABC subunit UvrA, whose amino-acid sequence MTNQQVSTIPAQVEVRGGRVHNLKNIDVDIPLHKFVAISGLSGSGKSSLAMGILYEEGSRRYLEALSTYTRRRIKLGAQAEVTSVKHIPSALALRQRPSIPSERATVGTMSEMFNVIRLIFSRLGSPVCPNGHRLKPSLTIAEAMSKSGEEMGQLTCPVCGVRFSAYSAEDFAFNSAGACDNCQGTGKVRQIDESKLICDSTLTLAEGAVAAWHLPGRNFMPNVAEQAGVRINVPYQDLTDKEKDFVLNGPAKKFKMDFRSGTGRVFHDFNALYENAHEAVLRSAQTSKSERSQKRISEFFSYSTCPVCHGTRLKPELLKQEAGGLNIAQVTDLTLGELSDWKKAVLETLPDDMLTMARSLFKEFDDNLRPLLELGLDYLTLSRNGNTLSTGELQRIQLARTLRTQTTGVLYILDEPSIGLHPDNIKGLLGVFHELVAQGNSLVVVDHNVDIIREADWIIEIGPGSGEEGGQVLNSGDPQTIAADPNSNIGPYLNGTAKLLARIRQPVPAKKSIDFTVADYYNIKKITGQLPVGRLSAITGFSGAGKTSLILDSLVPAITDQANGRPLPKQVKSLTTPLKNVVSVDAAPIGKTTRSTVATYTSIMDNLRKLFAAQPLAKERHYTASYFSYNNKQGACPSCGGTGVVTLDIQFLPDMQQTCPSCEGARYRQEIQEVKWHGYSIVDLLKLDVRTALKVFTSEPKIEHELQLLDEVGLAYLHLGESTPSLSGGEAQRLKLVKHLNRRQSTTLFVFDEPTIGLHPLDVKTLLGVMQQLLDRGATILTITHDLNLIVNADYLMDLGPRGGKNGGRVVATGTPQELAKKPTSLTTRYLADYVHRFE is encoded by the coding sequence ATGGGAATTCTGTATGAAGAAGGCTCCCGGCGCTACCTGGAAGCACTCTCGACCTACACCCGCCGGCGAATCAAGCTCGGTGCTCAGGCCGAAGTTACCAGTGTCAAACATATTCCATCGGCTTTGGCACTGCGGCAGCGGCCGAGTATCCCCTCAGAGCGGGCCACGGTGGGAACCATGAGTGAAATGTTTAACGTCATCCGCCTGATTTTCTCCCGACTGGGGTCACCAGTCTGTCCTAACGGTCACCGGTTAAAACCCAGTTTGACGATTGCGGAAGCCATGAGCAAGAGTGGTGAAGAGATGGGGCAGTTGACGTGTCCAGTCTGTGGTGTTCGGTTCAGCGCCTATAGCGCGGAGGACTTTGCCTTTAACTCTGCTGGCGCCTGCGATAATTGTCAGGGTACTGGGAAGGTCCGGCAAATCGACGAAAGCAAGTTAATCTGTGATTCCACGTTAACGCTGGCCGAGGGCGCCGTGGCCGCCTGGCACCTGCCCGGCAGGAATTTCATGCCGAACGTTGCTGAGCAGGCCGGGGTCCGGATTAACGTTCCCTACCAAGACCTGACGGACAAGGAAAAGGATTTTGTCCTCAACGGTCCGGCCAAGAAGTTTAAGATGGACTTTCGATCCGGCACCGGCCGGGTCTTTCATGACTTTAACGCCCTTTATGAAAACGCCCATGAGGCGGTGCTGCGTTCTGCCCAAACGAGTAAGAGTGAGCGTTCACAAAAACGGATCAGTGAATTTTTTAGCTACTCCACCTGTCCGGTCTGTCACGGCACCCGGCTTAAACCGGAATTACTCAAGCAGGAAGCAGGCGGGCTAAACATCGCCCAGGTGACCGACCTAACACTGGGTGAACTTAGCGACTGGAAGAAGGCGGTCCTCGAGACGCTGCCGGATGATATGCTGACGATGGCCCGGTCACTGTTTAAGGAATTCGATGACAACCTGCGGCCATTGTTAGAGCTTGGTCTGGACTACCTGACACTATCCCGGAATGGTAATACCCTTTCAACAGGGGAACTACAACGCATCCAGCTTGCCCGGACTCTACGCACCCAGACGACCGGGGTCCTTTACATCCTCGACGAACCGTCAATTGGTCTGCACCCCGACAACATCAAGGGGTTGCTCGGGGTCTTCCATGAACTGGTTGCCCAGGGCAATTCGCTGGTAGTAGTTGACCACAACGTCGACATTATCCGGGAAGCCGACTGGATTATCGAAATCGGCCCCGGTTCTGGTGAGGAAGGTGGCCAAGTGCTTAACAGCGGCGACCCGCAGACAATTGCGGCCGACCCGAATTCTAACATCGGCCCCTATTTGAATGGAACGGCGAAGTTGCTCGCTCGGATCCGCCAGCCGGTGCCAGCTAAGAAGTCAATTGATTTCACCGTCGCTGACTACTACAACATCAAAAAGATTACGGGGCAGCTCCCGGTGGGCCGGCTGAGTGCCATCACTGGTTTCTCCGGAGCCGGGAAAACCAGCCTGATTCTCGACAGCCTGGTCCCAGCAATTACGGACCAGGCTAATGGCCGTCCCTTACCAAAGCAGGTCAAGTCGCTGACAACACCGCTCAAAAACGTGGTAAGTGTCGACGCGGCACCAATCGGCAAGACGACCCGGTCAACCGTTGCCACCTACACCAGCATTATGGACAACCTGCGAAAGCTCTTTGCAGCCCAGCCACTGGCTAAGGAACGGCACTACACTGCCAGCTACTTTTCCTACAACAATAAGCAGGGGGCTTGCCCAAGCTGCGGCGGGACCGGTGTGGTAACCCTCGACATCCAATTTTTGCCGGACATGCAACAAACCTGTCCAAGCTGTGAGGGGGCCCGTTACCGGCAGGAAATTCAGGAGGTCAAGTGGCACGGTTATTCAATCGTTGACCTTCTCAAACTCGATGTCCGCACAGCACTCAAGGTCTTTACTTCGGAACCGAAGATTGAACACGAATTGCAACTGCTGGACGAAGTTGGCCTAGCCTACCTCCACCTCGGGGAAAGCACGCCCTCGCTCTCGGGTGGGGAGGCGCAACGGCTGAAACTGGTTAAGCACCTCAACCGGCGGCAAAGTACAACCCTCTTTGTCTTTGATGAACCGACGATTGGCCTCCACCCCTTAGACGTCAAGACGCTTTTGGGGGTCATGCAACAATTGCTGGACCGTGGTGCCACCATTCTCACCATTACCCACGACCTGAACCTAATCGTCAACGCAGATTACCTAATGGACTTAGGCCCGCGGGGCGGCAAGAATGGGGGCCGCGTAGTTGCTACCGGGACTCCCCAAGAGCTGGCTAAGAAGCCAACCAGCCTGACCACCCGGTACCTAGCAGATTACGTTCACAGATTTGAATAA